Genomic DNA from Streptococcus uberis:
AATGGTCACCATACCATGGCGCAGCTTATGCTGTCGTTGAAGCTACTGCACGTTTGGTTGCAAGTGGTGCTGATTGGGAAAAAGCTCGTTTTTCTTATCAAGAGTATTTCCAACGTATGGATAAAGAGGCTGAAAATTTTGGACAACCAGTGGCAGCTCTATTAGGCTCTATTGAGGCACAGATTCAGCTTGGTTTACCTTCTATTGGTGGAAAAGATTCAATGTCAGGAACTTTTGAAGAATTGACAGTACCACCAACATTGGTTGCTTTTGGGGTTACAACAGCAGATACAAACAAGGTGTTATCACCTGAATTTAAGGAAGTGAATCAGTTCGTTTACTATCTAGCTGGTCAAGAAATCAGTGAAACGATTGACTTTACAAGCATTAAGGATAACTTTAAGCTATTTAGCAGTATCCAGCAAAAACACAAGATTACAGCAGCAGCAGCTGTTAAATATGGTGGACTTGTGGAAAGCTTGGCTTTAATGGCTTTCGGAAATCAATTAGGGGCTAAAATCAATCTTGACGATATCGAATCAAGTTTAAGTGCTCAACTTGGTGGTTTTGTCTTTACTTCTTCTGAAGAAATTGCTGACGCAGTCAAAATTGGTGAAACCCAAGAATACTTTGCTTTAGACTTTAATGGCGTGATCTTAGAAGGTGCAGAGCTTCTTGAAGCTTATGAAGGCAAATTGGCAGATATCTATCCCACAGAATTTGAACAAGCAGCAGAATTGCTAGAAGTTCCTGAAGTGACAAACACTCAAGTCATTCAAGCAGAGACAGTAATTGCAGAACCGGTCGTATATATTCCTGTTTTCCCAGGAACAAATTCGGAGTATGATTCTGCAAAAGCATTTGAAAAAGAAGGTGCCAAAGTGCATTTAGTACCATTTGTTACCTTGAATGAAGCAGCTATTGAACAATCTGTTGAGACAATGGTTGAATATATTGAAAAGGCTAATATTATCTTTTTTGCAGGTGGATTTTCTGCAGCGGATGAACCAGACGGATCTGCAAAATTTATTGTGAACATTCTTCTTAATGCTAAAGTTCGCAAAGCAATTGATGCTTTTATTGCCAAAGGCGGTCTCATCATTGGTATTTGTAATGGATTCCAGGCCCTTGTTAAGTCAGGCTTGTTACCTTATGGAAACTTTGAAGGTGTTCATGAATCAAGTCCAACACTCTTCTACAATGATGCCAACCAACACGTTTCTAAAATGGTGGAAACACGTATTGCTAATACCAACTCACCATGGCTAGCAGGTGTATCTGTTGGCGATATTCATGCCATTCCTGTATCACATGGCGAAGGAAAATTTGTCGTGACAACTCAAGAGTTCATCAGTTTAAGGGATAATGGTCAAATTTTCAGTCAATATGTTGATTTTGAAGGTCGTCCAAGTATGGATTCACGCTACAATCCAAATGGTTCATTCCATGCTATTGAGGGAATAACGAGCAAAAACGGACAGATTATTGGGAAAATGGGCCACTCTGAGAGATACGAAGAAGGACTTTTCCAAAATATACCTGGCCATAAAGACCAGTCTTTATTCGCATCAGCAGTTAACTATTTTACAGGAAAACAATAATTGGGAACATCCCCAAAACTATCAGAGGTAAAAATGACACATGAAATAAAATCACTCAATGAAGAATGTGGTGTATTTGGCATATGGGGACATCCACATGCAGCTCAGGTTACTTATTTTGGACTTCATAGTCTTCAACATCGAGGCCAAGAAGGTGCAGGTATTGTGGCCAATGAAAACGGGCGTTTAAAACAGCATCGGGATACAGGATTATTATCTGAAGTCTTTAAGAAACAAAGTGATTTGGATAAATTAACAGGGACAGCCGCAATAGGTCATGTGCGTTATGCAACAGCTGGGACGGCATCCATCAATAACATTCAACCCTTCTTATACAACTTTACCGATGAGCAATTTGGTCTATGCCACAATGGTAATTTGACCAATGCACTTTCATTGAAAAAGGAGTTAGAACGTGAAGGAGCAATATTTAATGCATCCTCAGATACTGAAATTTTGATGCATTTGATTAGAAGAAGTCACCATCCAGAATTTATGGGCAAAGTAAAAGAAGCATTGAACACTGTAAAAGGTGGCTTTGCCTACTTATTAATGACTGAAGACAAATTGATTGCTGCTCTAGATCCAAATGGTTTTAGACCCCTTTCTATTGGTCAAATGTCTAATGGTGCTTGGGTAATATCCAGCGAGACTTGTGCTTTTGAAGTTATTGGAGCCAAATGGGTACGGGATGTTTTACCTGGTGAAATCATTATCATTGATGATAATGGAATCACTTATGACACCTATACCAAAGACACGCAATTGGCTATCTGTTCAATGGAATATGTTTATTTTGCAAGACCGGATTCAACCATTTATGGTGTTAATGTTCATACGGCACGAAAAAATATGGGAAGACGCTTGGCACAAGAGTTTAAACATGAAGCTGATATTGTTGTTGGTGTTCCCAACTCATCGCTCTCAGCTGCAATGGGATTCGCGGAAGAATCTGGTCTACCAAATGAAATGGGGCTGGTTAAAAACCAGTATACCCAAAGAACGTTTATCCAACCAACGCAAGAATTACGAGAACAAGGTGTTCGTATGAAGTTGTCAGCTGTTTCGGGCGTTGTAAAAGGAAAGCGCGTGGTTATGGTTGATGATTCTATTGTTCGTGGAACAACCTCTCGTCGTATTGTTAGTCTTTTAAGAGAAGCTGGTGCAAAGGAAGTTCATGTGGCTA
This window encodes:
- the purF gene encoding amidophosphoribosyltransferase; protein product: MTHEIKSLNEECGVFGIWGHPHAAQVTYFGLHSLQHRGQEGAGIVANENGRLKQHRDTGLLSEVFKKQSDLDKLTGTAAIGHVRYATAGTASINNIQPFLYNFTDEQFGLCHNGNLTNALSLKKELEREGAIFNASSDTEILMHLIRRSHHPEFMGKVKEALNTVKGGFAYLLMTEDKLIAALDPNGFRPLSIGQMSNGAWVISSETCAFEVIGAKWVRDVLPGEIIIIDDNGITYDTYTKDTQLAICSMEYVYFARPDSTIYGVNVHTARKNMGRRLAQEFKHEADIVVGVPNSSLSAAMGFAEESGLPNEMGLVKNQYTQRTFIQPTQELREQGVRMKLSAVSGVVKGKRVVMVDDSIVRGTTSRRIVSLLREAGAKEVHVAIGSPELKYPCFYGIDIQTRRELISANHTVDEVCEIIGADSLTYLSLEGMIDSIGLKTDAPNGGLCVAYFDGKYPTPLYDYEEEYLRSLEEKTSFYIEKVK